The following nucleotide sequence is from Trifolium pratense cultivar HEN17-A07 linkage group LG2, ARS_RC_1.1, whole genome shotgun sequence.
GATTTTGCTGATACCCAATTCATGAAATTTCTCTCTGATGGATATGAAAAGGGAAAGTTTGAAACTTTAAGTAGCAAAGAAGGGAATTTAGGTCAAGTAATATTCATATTGACAAAAGGTGGATCCACAAGCATTGAAGAGAAGAACAAAAAACCTGTTATCAATTTGTTATGGCAAATCAGTGAAATTAAACCTAATTTCTTGAGCCCCAAGAGAAAAGCTGAATTGGATTTGTTTTCCAAAATCAAGAACCCtagaattgaagagaatgaaaaGGGGTTATTGATTTCTGAGCAAGGAAGCAAAAAGACTGGATTTTTAAGACAATCAAGCTTTAACAGTAACACTAACACTCTTGATCTGAACATGAAAgctgatgaagaagaagaaaatggtgAAGGTAAAGAAAAAAGGGAAAGTAGCTCAATTTCAAGTGATTTAACTAGAGAAGCTATAGTTAATCCATTGAACTCAAATGGGTTTCTTGATTCAATTGAGAACAAGTTTGAGTTTAACACAAATTCAGATAAAGACAGAGAAAAGACAGAATTTTTTCTGTTTAAAATTAAAGGGTCATTTGAAGATGTTTGTGGTAAACAAAAAGTGGTGAATTTAAGTGTAGATGAAAAAGTGATTAAAGAAATGTGTTTGGggtgttgttgttttttcacTAACAAAATGTTTGAGAAATGGCTGAAAGACATTTTTCAAAGCAGTTTAGAAACAGTTAACTTTGGAGGGAAGGAGGGTATACattttaggctttgtttgggTGATAGAAATTGGGATAGTGGGTTTATGGGTTCTTCTCTACCTAAGAGTATTCAAGTTAACTACTTGGTAGAGTAAAGTAATTTTGGGTACTTAAGGGTTTTCTTGTAAAATTGTCCACATGGTGTAAAATGGGATAGTTTGTGACTTTGTGTAACTTCTAAATTTCATAGTAGTATGTGTCTGTTTTTATCCTTAATTCTCTTGTAACCATTATGTTTATGTTAATCAATTTTTGCAGTTTAATTCTAACATAATGCCACCAATTTGGTAAAGGTTAGAGAATTGAGACATGATTTTCATACTATGCAATGAAAATAGTTcgatgcttataaaaaaatgaaaatagttcgatcataatcataatcaaaaGATACtcaataaataagtaaataaataaactaaaacattataattaatGGTTAAAATGGGATGATTGAGATTATAAGGAATCCACTTCCAATTCtaatatattgtgtttttaacCTTCTGATTAGAGTATTTCTTCCATCAATCCACTAAATGAGTTCTTTACCCTCTCTTTTATCTCTTCAGATAAAACTTGAATTTTATTACGACTGAAAAGAATCAATATCGATAGTCCTTTTTGGCTCTGATGGCCGTCCCTTTGCATCGTCGATCATCTCATACTCAGATTCCAACATCCAGCTCGGAGTATTTCTTCCATCAGTCCACCAAATGAGTTCTTTACCCTCTCTTTTATCTCTTCAGATAAAACCTGAATTTTATTACGAACAATTTTTAAGTAGAATTTATTAGTCATTTAAATTCAATCACttggttaaaaaataaataattctcTTTACAAATTGTGCACCGTACTTTTgttaatgaaaatatttttggagTATTATTTTTGTCATCTCCTTCATCATGTGCTGCGATCAAATTCTATCAAAGAACATACATACATGATGATTACTATTATGTAGGGCTTCGGCCATGCACAAATATACATGCAATTATGCAactaacaaaagaaaatcaaactaTTAATAATCAATCATCGATAAATTTATCTTCCTAATTCACTACAAGACAAAGTTGATTCTTCCAAATCTGTTTCTTCAGAACTCTAAATCATTACTTTTGACCTAAAGGCTAAAGGTTAGTGTATGATTGGACTGCGGAAGTGCACCTTTTTTTCCCATCTTAGAACAATATCATTGATTTGATTTTCTTCGTTAGTTTAAGGTATGATCGTAACATTCTATATTGCTTTAGCATAAGTACTCGAGTGTCCTTCTGTTTTAATTACGTAATAAAATTGTCCTATGATAAGTGGATGATCAATCATAGACATGGACATCATTGTGCAACTTAGTAAAGTAgtctatattaattaaaaaacaaacttaGTGTTTTTAATCATAGTTTATAAaggtaattataaaaatatttcgttttcaaaattttatttaaaattcttaTATCTAAAATCAAGTGTTTTAAATTAATGAAACAAAATGTTATTTCAAAAGCAAGTTGGTCACACATTTTAATACAAAATGGCATACTCAATACAATAGCCACAATTTTTCacttttagttaaaaaaaaaaaaaaaacttacaagaATCAACATATATATTCAAATGATATAGagaaatttaaatctaaaaaagtGATAaggaaattaaatttttaaataagatCATGGATCTAAATTTTGTAAAGGAAAAACATACAATTGAATCACATCAACTACTAGCACCATGGACCATGGTTTTATTATTTCccgcaaaacaaaacaaaaaactactTAAATACAAGCTacattatataattattgtTAGTGAGATTTAGTGAAGATTGACTTGATCGAGAATATTCGAGTTCAAATTCTAACTAGAACaaaattttatcattatttatctatctcatggtcgaatcacaaaatattattaatatttatcgTCCTAAAAATCATAaggttaagacaaaaaaaaatacaatttatattATTCTATTAGCAATGCAATAATACATTTCTAAGAGAAATTGAATGACTCTTCGTAAAGTCAAAGTCCTAGCAAAAAGCAAAATAACACCAAGTCAAAGTCCTAGCAACTCACATTAAAATACGAAGATCTGTTTATTTAAGGGGTTAACATCTTTTAGTAGGTGTGTTTCCTTATTCAGGACCCACAAACCAAGAAGAACGAACCCTTGTGTATTTATTTACATGATGTATTTGCAATTTCGATTTAGAAATTAATATGACAACATATCACACTTTCATAAACTAAATTGGTGATTGTTTAcccctttttcttttattaaactaacatcttcattaaaaaaaaaaaaattaaacacctTAACATCTTCATTCTCTTTCCTCGGAAGATTTCTCTTTTCACCTCCCTATTTCTGGGAGGAGAAAACTTCCCTTGATCCAACCAAAAAGCCCAACATCTAGGTTGTGGGCTCAATTACTTATAACCCAAAGCCAACAAAAAAGTCACACACACGTTTCAACTCCAATAATGAGACACGGTAGGTTGGTTCACCAACTCCCATGGGTCCCACCCACCAACCAATCCACTAACTCCCTACggttataactttttttttatataataaaatatttttcactaATCTCTTTCACCAATTTTCATCGCTGAAACAACAATGGCACCGGAATCGGAGATTCCTCTAAATTTCTGGGGCAACATGCCCGAAGAAGAATACTACACCTCTCAAGGAGTACGTAACACTAAATCACACTTTGAAACTCCCAACGGTAAAATCTTCACACAATCCTTTCTCCCACTCAACGCTGATATCAAAGCCACCGTTTACATGACTCACGGCTACGGCTCCGACACCGGCTGGCTCTTCCAAAAAATCTGCATCAATTTCGCCACCTGGGGTTACGCCGTTTTCACCGCCGATCTCTTAGGTCACGGCCGTTCCGATGGTCTCCGTTGCTACCTCGGCGACATGGAAAAGGTCGCCGCCACCTCACTTTCATATTTCCTCGACGTCCGTCGTAGTCAACCTTACAACAACCTCCCGGCGTTTCTGTTCGGTGAGTCAATGGGTGGTTTAGCTACAATGCTGATGTACTTTCAATCAGAACCGGACACGTGGACGGGTTTGATATTCTCGGCGCCGCTTTTCGTGATTCCCGAGGATATGAAACCTAGTAAGGTTCATTTATTTGTGTACGGTCTTTTGTTTGGTTTAGCTGACACGTGGGCTGCTATGCCTGATAACAAAATGGTTGGAAAAGCGATTAGGGATCCAAATAAGCTGAAGATTATTGCTTCTAATCCAAGAAGGTATACGGGCCCACCTAGAGTTGGGACCATGAGGGAACTTCTCAGGGTTACTCAGTATGTACAAGATCATTTCTCTAATGTAACGGTGCCGTTTCTTACGGCACATGGTACTGCTGATGGTGTCACGTGCCCTTCTTCTTCTAAGCTTTTGTATGAGAAAGCTTCATCTAAGGATAAGACTTTGAAGCTTTATGATGGAATGTATCATTCTTTGATTCAAGGGGAGCCTGATGAGTCTGCTAATCTTGTGTTGGGAGATATGAGGGAGTGGATTGATGAGAGGGTCCGAAAGTATGGACCTAGGAACAAttctctataaaaataaaaaacaaagttgtattttctttttacttttatttttcatacaaATTTTTAGTTTGGAAGTACTTTGTCTCAATAATCAAGACTTGATTAAGGACTAATGAAATTATTGTGACTATATGAGCTGTGTTATTGGTATAGTATATGATGTTCTTCTTTTATATCATTCTATTCATAAACATTACGATTTGCAGTTCAATATGTTTGTAACCAAGAATTAGCAAGTGAAGAATTTACGGGATTGCAATTAAAATTCACATATCTTTCTTCTATTTAGTAGTGGCATTGATTGAATAACACTATAACACCTCCCACGAGATAAGAGTAAAAAGAGTGAGTATTATACAATATTTGGAAAACACAAAACTACAACTTAACACTATTCTTGAAGTTGGTGCTTCTCGGAAACGGATTTCCTGTAGTAACCGTGTTGACGCAGTTTTTGCTCCCAACCGTCGGATTTAATCCAACGGCTGAGATCTTTAAAGATCGTAAATCAACAGTCGTGATTAATTACTGTGTCTTACTGTGCTCTTTCAACAACCAACAGTCGTGATTAATTACTGTGTATTACTGTGCTTTTTCAACAACAGTAGATATGGATTCgtacttctcaacaatgctacAAAATCTTTGGGAATGGCCATAGAAACATTAAATGGCCATAGAAACATTAAAATTTACCCTCTGTTAAGGCTAAAAAATAAAGGCCATGGTAGTGACGAAATATGAAGACATaatcaaaatgaataaaatgaataattgaATAACATTCAAATAATCAGCATTAACACTGCTGAACACAGTATAGCAGCTCAGAGCAGTGGAGGGAGAAAGATGATAATGCTTGCGTTTTTCCATATAGCACAAGCACatatttatacaaaataaagaccgttccaaaataaaaataaacacattaaaAATAGGAGAAAGAACTTTCCTTGTGAGGTTGCCTCATATATTTACATTTGTTCGAAAACTTACTTGATAGAGTAAGGGGTGAAGTTACACATCAAGAAAAGCTAGTATACAAAAAGATAGGTGACTTAGCATGACTCTCTAACCAGTTACTAATCTAAAATCTGGTTATGTATTTTACGGCATATACGACAGGGTGACAACACTAACCAATTACTAGCGAGGCCAAATAACTTACAATGATTTGGGAAGTATTCTATTAGAGGAATCCTCAGTAACACATAAGTCTGTGCTTGATAAATCTATTGCAGTTTCAAGGTTGAGCAAAGGTTTGAGTCTTCTATGAACCTCGTCACTCAGAATATTGATCTCTTCGACAATCATTGCTAAAGCAGAGTTGCAAGACTGCTCATCCCTAAACGCCAATGTCCATCTTCCATCAACCaaactttttgttttaattctCCCGTAGTCATTCGATTTGGCAGGATCTAAAAAGGGTAAAGAGGATGACCGGATCCGCAAGTGTAACCATGTTGAGTGTTTATCATCAATCCTGGGCTAAATAATGAGGACATATATTAATCAAAAGAATAAGAATATTATACAAAGTTGAAGCAATTATATACAAGAAAATGTTTCAAAATACATTAACAAAATTATTCTGTATGTGAAccaacaaaattaattgaaatGAATTATTAGCAAACTAATTTAGAATACCACCAAAGtgctaattattaattattttgcaaacaaacttataatcaTTAACCAATTGAGGGCTGTTTATTCCTAAGTTGAGGCCATTTTGCAAATGATTTTGTACCATGACTGTCAACTAACCAAATGAAGTGACTCaagattaagaagaaaaattagTGGATAACAATACATACATCACAACCAGCCAGAGGTGCAGTGACCCGAACAATTCCATGGGATTTTTGTGATGGCAATTCTTCTGCAAGAACAAGCCAGCCAGATATTCCTAAAGAGATTGCTCGAAAGCAAAAATGGTGTTCTTTGCCACTCTTGAAAGCAATTCTACAAGGCACTGCATTAActgcaaaagaaaaataagataaatttaaaaataatctatgaCCAAAGCCATTACATAAATAAACTTCAAAACAGGTAACCCTATGTCTAAGCCGTATTTATTTGTTGTCAATCATTAGTTAGCCACTTGGTTAAAAAGTTTGgtatttattattattggttGGCGACTATGTCTAAGCCATATTTCTTTGTTGACAATCATTAGTTCGTCCCTTGGTTAAAAAGTTTGGTATTTATTATTGGTTGGTTAACTACCTCAGCAATACCAGTATAGATGATATGAGAAACTTCAGTTCAGAATTCAGATGACTAACCAAGGCTGATTTCAGTGCCTGCCTTTGGGCCTGATGCATCAAGCCCAGAAGTCTGGGCACGACGATTTGTGGGAAGATCACCAGTAGGGTCAATTGGAGGTTGCTCAGGTAAAGCTCTCCCAAGAGTGAATAACTGAAGTTGGTGCAGTAGTACAAATACCTAAATGAGAAAGGAAACAACAAAAACCTCTTCATATAAAGGTACGCAATATATGAAGAACCAGAATTGAGAATCACAGTATTCTAATTTTTCATGCCAGTCTGCActtgaaaaagaaagaatgtgTGCTAGGGATTAAATAAGCACAGACCTTGACCAGTTCCTGCATTCTTTCTCCCACAGCAAATGATGATCCCTTTGGAGTGTCATCTGTAGGAgcaataaaaatatcatattaagGCCTATTTACTCTTCTCTTCGTCCATAACAAAGGCAACCAACCAAAGGACATATGAATTTTGAAATGGGTAGAAGAATACCTTCTAAAGAAAATTTATAATGTGGATGTGGCAGCAAAAGCACGCAGTTTGGTTCTTTCGGAGGAGATGATGATTCCATTGCTGCAGTTACAAAACTTTCTAGTTCAAACACACAAGTAGACCTCTCAAACATAGCAACAATCAAGCAGAACAGAATATCATATAAGAATCACCTCTTTTGCACTTTCGCCACTCATCACATAGAACAGAAATAAGGAAGTCGGTCCAGATGCCTTTAACCTCCTCTACAAGAGCAGCAGCACAATTGTTGTAAGAAACCTGTATTAGAGCAGAAACTTGCTATAATTGCATTAGGAGAGGCAAAACAATGTTTTTTCCCAAATAGATAACTTTTTTTACATTCTTAGTGTATATCTTTTTCATGAATTTCTATGACCATGGTTACAAAAATGTGGCTATTCTATTGCAGGCATCATGTAGCAAAGAGGAAAcgtaaattatataaaattacaatcTTTCAAACCACCCATTTACTACTTTTACTAAGACAAACAATCAGCAAAGTGGTGAAGtgtttttttaacattttcctataaTCATCTCTGTGTTTTAATTTTGTATTCTCCCATCACTAACTCtccatttctttattattattgacgTAAACATAACTGTTCTTTTAAGTTGGATATAACGGAAGTCACTCAAATGGGAATGGTAAATTCATATAAAGACccatatgttttataaattagttgattgttattgatttaaattacaaatatatttgCGTAATTAAGggttaataaaattttaattccATTATGTAATTTGTATCGGTATCTTTTCTCAAATTGCTCAGCTTCCTCAAATGGTCTACTGAAGTGATAATCTTACAAAGTAGAaagtaattattatattttcacAATAGCAACCACCAATATTACGTTAAGATACAAAGAAAACCTGTGaacttttatatatttgtaaGCACTATATAATCATAAAAGAATGTTTTATGCACTTGAGGGTATGTTAAGAAAAATGTCACGTTCTTACTTTCAACAATTCAAGGTGATGGCTGTTGAATTCTGATTCACTGTAAGGAAGCAACCGACGCAAAAGCCAACCACCCTCCCATAGAGTCACCGCAGATATATTAGAGCGGCAAAAAAGGTTCACCAATGCATCAATCACCTGAAATTCAGGTACACAGTATTTAAGTAATAAACTTAAACAACACAAACTAAGATTCCaattaaaggagaagaaaacCATCCATGGGCAATGTTATTTATGAGTGTATCTTGTCTTTGTATGTGAAAGGAGAGATCCATTGTAAGGGGCTACCCCTGGAGAGAATTGTATTCTCCATTTACTGTTTTTGCTTTTCAATAATGCAGTTCCACAATTTTGGTTCTTCCTATCTAATTTCTATTTTCTGAGCTCCTAGCACATATGTGTTTTGCGCTATGCCAGCATGGCTTATGGCATATCCACCATTTTTGCACTAATCTTCCTCTATTTCCCTTTAAGTGGAGTCAGCACAGCTATGATGTTATAATTCCTGATTTATATTAAAGTTTGAAGAGAAACTGTTTACCACTAAATCTTTCTggttgtttgattttgtttgattATAGTTCTACTTGACCTATTGGGTTACCATATAGTTTTGCTAAATCTATGGGATTATCATCCATTGTCCAACCTCCTTATTACCAGTGTCTCTACAAATCTTCCATAAAAGCCCAAACCATCTAAAGTTAACTTTCTCGCCAGTAATTGTATTTCTAATCCTAGTTTGTGTAATCACTCATTCATTGTCATTTCTGCGACACTCAATTTAACATTCTTGTTTTACCATGTTGAAAAAAACCCATGTCCCACATAGAAAATATATAAGGTCTgacaagagtttataaagagagGCATCCctccggttttgtaaggatgggTTAGcccaatataaaaatctaatatggtatcagagtctagTCTATCGATCGagccacccaccatttatatacacacaccaagcccaatagtgttgggcatAAGGGAGTGTATTGGGAAAAACCCAAGTCCCGCCTAGAAAAGATATAAGACCTGATAGTGTTGGGCGTAAGGGAGTATATAAAGAGAGGCACCCTCACCTTACAGGCCAATTTTGAAAGGATGAGTTATGcccaatataaaaatctaatataccataacacaataaaaaaaaattgttcaatttgtAGTTAAAGTATGAAATTAATTCAACCTCCATAAGAAAAAAAGTCTCAAATGCAGATTGTATTTAATCTCTGCTAGTCGTGTAGGACACTGCTAAGACCAGCTCTCTGTACTTCAACCAAATAGGCTTCTTTTTTACTTGATGGAATAACAATTGAGCTTATGAGTTGACCTTCTTATAATTGCAAAGATCCCAAACAAATTCATGTTTAAAATCCAAATCAAACTATTTTTTGAGGAAAAACCTCTGGTTTGAGTTTGCCAGCACTGTGCAGAGTACAAGTTCTATACAAAGACTGCACTCTGCAATTTCCAAGTCCATTCCCATTTGTGATTTTTGTCAGATACTTTTCCTTTAGtctgttaataaaaaaaagttatatttgtGTTGAAAAGACTAAACAGGTCACGTGCTGCAGGAACATCAGTTGTTCCATTCCAGCATAGTGAGCTGGAACAGTAACACACTGCATATTGGAATGGGCAACCCAAATGCAGGGTTGCGAAGATTTGGTAACTATACATGGAACTCCTATATCCACTACCATAAATCCGAATCATTGAGTACTCTAAGGTTACAGTTCTATAATCTTAAATGAAAAGATGAACCTACCAATTATCAGTCAAGGAATTTAACATGCTATGGAGAAACTAttacaaacaacaacaaaaaaaaacactatatcAATATCAGCAAGACAACGAGATACCAACATTACCTGAAATCTATTTACATGAGGGCTATTTCCAACAACAGAAGACTGACAAGATATTCCGTACCGATcctgtgatacatggaaaatgTAAAGAAGCCAGCATCAAGAAAAGGAGATTCTAAAATCTATATAATTTCagtgaaaattaaaatagataaatgatTTCTGAAGAGTAGGAATTGGAAACCTTGATCTTGTCGTGATACACATCAATATCACTACCAGTGCTATCCCTTGTCAAGCTGCTTTTGGAAGAAAAAAGTTCCTCTTCACCTGAACTCTCACCAACTAAAGCTTGCTGCACCAATATATAACGTCAATAAAATGATATGTCAACAATAAATCAAATGTGCCTTACCAATAAGAGCTTCTTATGTTGTTTGCGCTGCGGAAGAATTCCAAGCCCATCTAGCATTGATTCATCAAGTTCTGTAGAACAAACTTTACTAAGTAAACAAAAAAGGATGCAATAGATACGCAATTATGTTTGTGTCTGCATGTGTACTGTGTAGATATAAAACCTTTAGTTTTCAGTAGAGTAGCAAGTACACTCAAAGAACCCAATACTTGTATATCATCTCCTTTTGTTACATATGCAAGCAAAACATCCCTACATCAATAATGAGTCATAAGAATAGTAGTAGTAATGAGACATCTTATAAATAATGTTTAAGAACACAAATCCattggaataaaaaaaattatcgttaaaaaaaaaaaagatgttaaCAAGATATATATAAACCATATATAacactttgtcaaaaaaaaaaaagcatatataACACAAAAGTtaccaaaaatattattatttatttgaagcAT
It contains:
- the LOC123906044 gene encoding protein TRANSPARENT TESTA 9-like isoform X3, with the translated sequence MYDSTIMWNSFWRSRDRFSLDQLRYLTDQLTKVQVVNEVNKDFVIEALRSIAELMTYGDQHDPSYFEYFMEKQVMGEFVRILKLSKTVSVPLQLLQTVSILVQNLRNEHAIYYLFSNEHINYLITYSFDFQNEELLSYYISFLRAISGKLNKNTVSLLVKIRGDEVVSFPLYVEAIRFAFHEENMVRTAVRAVTLNVYHVGDDSVNRYISSVPHKDYFSNLISFFRKQSIDLNKLVSHTLINPGPDSTSTIIAAIDEIEDNLYYVSDIVSAGIPDVGRLITDSILTVLIFPLLLPSLRIAIDNDNDIQSGVVTSLYLLCCILRIIKIKDLANTIAAALFYPSEAFTKSFGGKFNSHISDYGFPSEYLVSNNHNLTKSDIRHSMFNVPHSSSSSGFHPEGVLMQNDCSNSNLSLRDVLLAYVTKGDDIQVLGSLSVLATLLKTKELDESMLDGLGILPQRKQHKKLLLQALVGESSGEEELFSSKSSLTRDSTGSDIDVYHDKIKDRYGISCQSSVVGNSPHVNRFQVIDALVNLFCRSNISAVTLWEGGWLLRRLLPYSESEFNSHHLELLKVSYNNCAAALVEEVKGIWTDFLISVLCDEWRKCKRAMESSSPPKEPNCVLLLPHPHYKFSLEDDTPKGSSFAVGERMQELVKVFVLLHQLQLFTLGRALPEQPPIDPTGDLPTNRRAQTSGLDASGPKAGTEISLAVNAVPCRIAFKSGKEHHFCFRAISLGISGWLVLAEELPSQKSHGIVRVTAPLAGCDPRIDDKHSTWLHLRIRSSSLPFLDPAKSNDYGRIKTKSLVDGRWTLAFRDEQSCNSALAMIVEEINILSDEVHRRLKPLLNLETAIDLSSTDLCVTEDSSNRILPKSL
- the LOC123906044 gene encoding protein TRANSPARENT TESTA 9-like isoform X10 — translated: MSMLYVDYLFSNEHINYLITYSFDFQNEELLSYYISFLRAISGKLNKNTVSLLVKIRGDEVVSFPLYVEAIRFAFHEENMVRTAVRAVTLNVYHVGDDSVNRYISSVPHKDYFSNLISFFRKQSIDLNKLVSHTLINPGPDSTSTIIAAIDEIEDNLYYVSDIVSAGIPDVGRLITDSILTVLIFPLLLPSLRIAIDNDNDIQSGVVTSLYLLCCILRIIKIKDLANTIAAALFYPSEAFTKSFGGKFNSHISDYGFPSEYLVSNNHNLTKSDIRHSMFNVPHSSSSSGFHPEGVLMQNDCSNSNLSLRDVLLAYVTKGDDIQVLGSLSVLATLLKTKELDESMLDGLGILPQRKQHKKLLLQALVGESSGEEELFSSKSSLTRDSTGSDIDVYHDKIKDRYGISCQSSVVGNSPHVNRFQVIDALVNLFCRSNISAVTLWEGGWLLRRLLPYSESEFNSHHLELLKVSYNNCAAALVEEVKGIWTDFLISVLCDEWRKCKRAMESSSPPKEPNCVLLLPHPHYKFSLEDDTPKGSSFAVGERMQELVKVFVLLHQLQLFTLGRALPEQPPIDPTGDLPTNRRAQTSGLDASGPKAGTEISLVNAVPCRIAFKSGKEHHFCFRAISLGISGWLVLAEELPSQKSHGIVRVTAPLAGCDPRIDDKHSTWLHLRIRSSSLPFLDPAKSNDYGRIKTKSLVDGRWTLAFRDEQSCNSALAMIVEEINILSDEVHRRLKPLLNLETAIDLSSTDLCVTEDSSNRILPKSL
- the LOC123906044 gene encoding protein TRANSPARENT TESTA 9-like isoform X4, which produces MYDSTIMWNSFWRSRDRFSLDQLRYLTDQLTKVQVVNEVNKDFVIEALRSIAELMTYGDQHDPSYFEYFMEKQVMGEFVRILKLSKTVSVPLQLLQTVSILVQNLRNEHAIYYLFSNEHINYLITYSFDFQNEELLSYYISFLRAISGKLNKNTVSLLVKIRGDEVVSFPLYVEAIRFAFHEENMVRTAVRAVTLNVYHVGDDSVNRYISSVPHKDYFSNLISFFRKQSIDLNKLVSHTLINPGPDSTSTIIAAIDEIEDNLYYVSDIVSAGIPDVGRLITDSILTVLIFPLLLPSLRIAIDNDNDIQSGVVTSLYLLCCILRIIKIKDLANTIAAALFYPSEAFTKSFGGKFNSHISDYGFPSEYLVSNNHNLTKSDIRHSMFNVPHSSSSSGFHPEGVLMQNDCSNSNLSLRDVLLAYVTKGDDIQVLGSLSVLATLLKTKELDESMLDGLGILPQRKQHKKLLLQALVGESSGEEELFSSKSSLTRDSTGSDIDVYHDKIKDRYGISCQSSVVGNSPHVNRFQVIDALVNLFCRSNISAVTLWEGGWLLRRLLPYSESEFNSHHLELLKVSYNNCAAALVEEVKGIWTDFLISVLCDEWRKCKRAMESSSPPKEPNCVLLLPHPHYKFSLEDDTPKGSSFAVGERMQELVKVFVLLHQLQLFTLGRALPEQPPIDPTGDLPTNRRAQTSGLDASGPKAGTEISLVNAVPCRIAFKSGKEHHFCFRAISLGISGWLVLAEELPSQKSHGIVRVTAPLAGCDPRIDDKHSTWLHLRIRSSSLPFLDPAKSNDYGRIKTKSLVDGRWTLAFRDEQSCNSALAMIVEEINILSDEVHRRLKPLLNLETAIDLSSTDLCVTEDSSNRILPKSL
- the LOC123906044 gene encoding protein TRANSPARENT TESTA 9-like isoform X2 — protein: MYDSTIMWNSFWRSRDRFSLDQLRYLTDQLTKVQVVNEVNKDFVIEALRSIAELMTYGDQHDPSYFEYFMEKQVMGEFVRILKLSKTVSVPLQLLQTVSILVQNLRNEHAIYYLFSNEHINYLITYSFDFQNEELLSYYISFLRAISGKLNKNTVSLLVKIRGDEVVSFPLYVEAIRFAFHEENMVRTAVRAVTLNVYHVGDDSVNRYISSVPHKDYFSNLISFFRKQSIDLNKLVSHTLINPGPDSTSTIIAAIDEIEDNLYYVSDIVSAGIPDVGRLITDSILTVLIFPLLLPSLRIAIDNDNDIQSGVVTSLYLLCCILRIIKIKDLANTIAAALFYPSEAFTKSFGGKFNSHISDYGFPSEYLVSNNHNLTKSDIRHSMFNVPHSSSSSGFHPEGVLMQNDCSNSNLSLRDVLLAYVTKGDDIQVLGSLSVLATLLKTKELDESMLDGLGILPQRKQHKKLLLQALVGESSGEEELFSSKSSLTRDSTGSDIDVYHDKIKDRYGISCQSSVVGNSPHVNRFQVIDALVNLFCRSNISAVTLWEGGWLLRRLLPYSESEFNSHHLELLKQVSALIQVSYNNCAAALVEEVKGIWTDFLISVLCDEWRKCKRAMESSSPPKEPNCVLLLPHPHYKFSLEDDTPKGSSFAVGERMQELVKVFVLLHQLQLFTLGRALPEQPPIDPTGDLPTNRRAQTSGLDASGPKAGTEISLVNAVPCRIAFKSGKEHHFCFRAISLGISGWLVLAEELPSQKSHGIVRVTAPLAGCDPRIDDKHSTWLHLRIRSSSLPFLDPAKSNDYGRIKTKSLVDGRWTLAFRDEQSCNSALAMIVEEINILSDEVHRRLKPLLNLETAIDLSSTDLCVTEDSSNRILPKSL
- the LOC123906044 gene encoding protein TRANSPARENT TESTA 9-like isoform X5, yielding MYDSTIMWNSFWRSRDRFSLDQLRYLTDQLTKVQVVNEVNKDFVIEALRSIAELMTYGDQHDPSYFEYFMEKQVMGEFVRILKLSKTVSVPLQLLQTVSILVQNLRNEHAIYYLFSNEHINYLITYSFDFQNEELLSYYISFLRAISGKLNKNTVSLLVKIRGDEVVSFPLYVEAIRFAFHEENMVRTAVRAVTLNVYHVGDDSVNRYISSVPHKDYFSNLISFFRKQSIDLNKLVSHTLINPGPDSTSTIIAAIDEIEDNLYYVSDIVSAGIPDVGRLITDSILTVLIFPLLLPSLRIAIDNDNDIQSGVVTSLYLLCCILRIIKIKDLANTIAAALFYPSEAFTKSFGGFHPEGVLMQNDCSNSNLSLRDVLLAYVTKGDDIQVLGSLSVLATLLKTKELDESMLDGLGILPQRKQHKKLLLQALVGESSGEEELFSSKSSLTRDSTGSDIDVYHDKIKDRYGISCQSSVVGNSPHVNRFQVIDALVNLFCRSNISAVTLWEGGWLLRRLLPYSESEFNSHHLELLKQVSALIQVSYNNCAAALVEEVKGIWTDFLISVLCDEWRKCKRAMESSSPPKEPNCVLLLPHPHYKFSLEDDTPKGSSFAVGERMQELVKVFVLLHQLQLFTLGRALPEQPPIDPTGDLPTNRRAQTSGLDASGPKAGTEISLAVNAVPCRIAFKSGKEHHFCFRAISLGISGWLVLAEELPSQKSHGIVRVTAPLAGCDPRIDDKHSTWLHLRIRSSSLPFLDPAKSNDYGRIKTKSLVDGRWTLAFRDEQSCNSALAMIVEEINILSDEVHRRLKPLLNLETAIDLSSTDLCVTEDSSNRILPKSL